A DNA window from Sulfitobacter noctilucicola contains the following coding sequences:
- a CDS encoding alpha-hydroxy acid oxidase codes for MREPDQLPSTLNEYYQRARTGMSEENRAYFLSGAGNEETLIGNEQAFGHAKITPRPLRGMGGGSTETSLLGQTFSSPLLIAPFAYHRLLHPSGEVATAHGAEAQNTKMVLSAQSSAEIKQVRAAGNVCDWFQLYWMGSREVTLELAEMALAAGFSTLVLTIDAPVQGVRDREIEAGFRLPPEVSAVNLSGFAPPQFPALTEDQSVVFDGIAPTLPDWDDVAWLIQSVQVPVLLKGILHPDDAAKSLSIGAAGVIVSNHGGRVLDKAPATLDVLPAIVAKVGPKYPVLMDGGIRRGVDIFVALALGAKAVLVGRPIVCGLAVAGELGVSHVLRLLRDELEVAMLLSGCATLDDTTRDMVHLKL; via the coding sequence ATGCGCGAACCAGATCAGCTGCCATCCACGCTGAATGAATATTATCAGCGCGCCCGTACCGGCATGAGTGAGGAAAACCGTGCATATTTTCTTTCAGGGGCCGGAAACGAAGAAACCCTGATCGGCAATGAACAGGCTTTCGGCCATGCAAAGATAACACCAAGGCCACTGCGCGGGATGGGCGGGGGATCGACAGAAACGTCGCTGCTTGGTCAAACGTTTTCTTCGCCTTTGTTAATTGCACCTTTTGCCTACCACCGGTTGCTGCATCCTTCGGGTGAAGTCGCCACGGCACACGGTGCCGAGGCGCAGAACACAAAAATGGTTCTAAGCGCTCAAAGCAGTGCTGAGATTAAGCAAGTCCGTGCAGCAGGGAATGTTTGCGATTGGTTCCAATTGTACTGGATGGGCAGCAGGGAGGTTACGCTTGAGCTTGCTGAGATGGCATTGGCCGCCGGGTTCAGCACACTGGTGCTGACAATTGATGCGCCAGTGCAGGGTGTACGCGACCGCGAGATCGAAGCAGGTTTCCGACTGCCGCCCGAGGTGAGTGCCGTCAACCTATCAGGTTTCGCGCCGCCGCAATTCCCGGCGCTTACCGAAGACCAGTCAGTCGTTTTTGATGGTATCGCGCCAACCCTGCCGGATTGGGATGATGTCGCTTGGCTTATCCAATCGGTGCAGGTGCCAGTCCTATTGAAGGGTATTCTTCACCCCGACGATGCGGCCAAATCGCTATCAATCGGGGCCGCCGGAGTGATTGTGTCGAACCATGGTGGGCGTGTTCTGGATAAAGCGCCTGCGACTTTGGATGTGCTACCGGCAATTGTCGCAAAGGTTGGGCCGAAGTATCCCGTATTGATGGATGGCGGCATCCGGCGCGGCGTTGATATTTTCGTGGCGCTCGCATTGGGGGCAAAGGCCGTGCTGGTCGGGCGGCCAATCGTTTGTGGCCTCGCCGTTGCGGGCGAGCTGGGCGTCAGCCATGTACTTCGGTTGCTGCGAGACGAGCTAGAGGTCGCGATGTTGCTGTCAGGCTGTGCCACCTTAGATGACACCACACGGGATATGGTTCACCTGAAGCTATAG
- a CDS encoding energy transducer TonB, whose protein sequence is MSLTYTSRSAMPVFWCVAIALSAALHVGLPTQILSHPAMPEPVERQPDGITGAIMFDLSDIIAAPSALEDDSVAQEEAQEAPTVTESPEHVETAQAAEQPILSQIPYDVEDESLKFGVAAPEPEAETEEVAEEIATERDPEQVDAESQVGAEDRQAAEQSVAGVEAKTEAETAEAASEGLTAEQTEEIRDWQKSIVLLISSAKTYPAKARSAGIEGEVQIRFTLDRYGALVSAEVAKSSGSMILDAAALQTVEGAQKMPTPPNYLTGDTFTLLIPLRYSFR, encoded by the coding sequence ATGAGCCTGACCTACACCTCGCGTAGCGCCATGCCCGTCTTCTGGTGTGTCGCCATTGCCTTAAGCGCTGCGTTGCATGTGGGTTTGCCCACGCAAATCCTAAGCCATCCCGCAATGCCTGAACCAGTTGAGCGCCAGCCGGACGGGATCACAGGTGCGATAATGTTTGATCTGTCAGACATCATCGCAGCACCGTCAGCGCTGGAAGATGACAGCGTGGCACAAGAGGAAGCACAAGAAGCGCCAACGGTGACGGAAAGTCCCGAACACGTCGAAACCGCGCAGGCCGCAGAGCAGCCGATCCTCAGCCAGATCCCCTATGATGTGGAGGATGAGAGCCTGAAATTCGGTGTAGCAGCGCCCGAGCCGGAAGCAGAAACCGAAGAGGTTGCCGAAGAGATTGCTACCGAACGCGACCCCGAACAGGTGGACGCCGAAAGTCAGGTCGGGGCGGAGGACCGTCAAGCGGCAGAACAGTCAGTTGCAGGGGTAGAGGCAAAGACCGAAGCCGAGACCGCAGAAGCAGCAAGCGAAGGGCTGACTGCCGAACAGACAGAAGAAATTCGCGACTGGCAAAAGAGCATCGTCCTGCTGATCAGCAGCGCCAAGACCTATCCCGCAAAGGCCCGCAGCGCTGGCATCGAAGGTGAGGTACAAATCCGCTTTACCCTCGACCGTTACGGAGCGCTCGTTTCGGCTGAGGTGGCAAAATCTTCGGGGTCCATGATCCTTGACGCCGCAGCACTGCAAACAGTGGAAGGCGCGCAAAAGATGCCAACGCCACCGAACTACCTGACCGGCGATACATTCACCCTGCTGATCCCGCTGCGCTATAGCTTCAGGTGA
- the exbD gene encoding TonB system transport protein ExbD, producing MGARLRGDDDGDLSENSEINVTPFIDVMLVLLIIFMIAAPLSTVDIPVELPVAVAEAPDRPSDPVFITITEELDLSVGETSTTHDRLFIDVGIATRQKRDTRIFIRADKSVPYGEFIRVMNILRADGFLKVGLVGLDENVADAPAPDPQSDP from the coding sequence ATGGGAGCTCGACTTCGTGGTGACGACGATGGTGATCTTAGCGAAAACAGCGAGATCAACGTCACCCCCTTCATCGACGTCATGTTGGTTCTGCTGATTATCTTTATGATCGCCGCCCCCCTTTCCACTGTCGATATCCCTGTGGAGTTGCCAGTGGCCGTGGCGGAGGCACCTGATCGCCCAAGTGATCCGGTTTTCATCACGATTACCGAAGAGCTTGATCTGTCCGTGGGCGAAACAAGCACAACACATGACAGGCTTTTTATCGATGTTGGCATCGCCACGCGGCAAAAGCGCGACACGCGGATCTTTATCCGCGCGGACAAATCTGTCCCCTATGGTGAGTTTATCCGCGTGATGAACATCTTGCGGGCGGACGGGTTTCTTAAAGTCGGTCTGGTTGGTCTCGACGAAAACGTGGCTGACGCCCCAGCCCCTGATCCGCAGAGCGACCCATGA
- the exbB gene encoding tonB-system energizer ExbB: protein MKATSITLTALLAMTAAVPAAALDLETLTLLLEQAEHDEMSPLGMFMAADWVVKGVMLSLLFASALVWVIFLAKIMILRWERGVLRRRYRSLDKAGSLHDAKDLFAKRKGVVGQMVRAALRERAATGNDAELKSGIKERAGSEIARIEAGAARRMSLGAGVLANVGSTAPFVGLFGTVWGIMNSFISISESNTTNLAIVAPGIAEALLATAIGLVAAIPAVIFYNVLARGMGGYKVMLADAGALVERTLSRDLDLDCKDTGHKRPVIQLGSFSAPAAE, encoded by the coding sequence ATGAAAGCTACATCAATCACCCTCACAGCCCTTCTCGCGATGACAGCAGCAGTTCCTGCTGCAGCACTTGATCTTGAGACCCTCACGCTGCTTCTGGAGCAGGCAGAGCATGACGAGATGTCACCGCTGGGCATGTTTATGGCGGCGGATTGGGTGGTCAAAGGCGTGATGCTTTCGCTGCTTTTCGCGTCAGCATTGGTCTGGGTGATCTTTCTGGCGAAAATCATGATCCTCCGGTGGGAGCGCGGTGTTCTGCGCAGACGTTACCGTTCATTGGACAAGGCAGGGTCGCTGCATGACGCCAAAGATCTGTTTGCCAAAAGAAAAGGCGTAGTGGGTCAAATGGTGCGTGCAGCCTTGCGTGAACGTGCCGCGACAGGCAACGACGCGGAGCTCAAGTCAGGCATTAAGGAGCGAGCGGGCTCTGAAATTGCACGGATTGAGGCGGGTGCTGCCAGACGGATGAGCCTTGGTGCAGGTGTTCTTGCGAATGTGGGTTCGACCGCGCCATTTGTCGGCCTGTTCGGCACGGTCTGGGGCATCATGAACAGCTTCATTTCGATTTCCGAAAGCAACACTACCAATCTCGCCATCGTCGCACCCGGCATCGCAGAGGCCCTGCTGGCAACGGCAATCGGTCTTGTTGCGGCCATTCCGGCGGTGATTTTCTACAATGTGCTTGCGCGCGGTATGGGCGGCTACAAGGTTATGCTGGCCGATGCGGGTGCCTTGGTCGAACGCACCCTTTCGCGTGATCTTGATCTGGACTGCAAGGACACCGGACACAAACGCCCTGTCATCCAGTTGGGATCATTCTCAGCCCCGGCAGCGGAGTAG
- a CDS encoding Fe2+-dependent dioxygenase: MLITIPSILTKDDVKQVRAHLDAANWEDGSTTAGPQSAEVKRNQQLPPMSEAAQTLGKFILQKLTEDPLFLSAALPSRILPPMFNKYEEAETFGSHIDNAIRVNPLTQERLRTDLSMTLFLSEPEDYDGGELLIEDHYGSQTVKLPAGDMILYPATSLHEVTPVTRGVRVSSFFWLQSMIRSEANRRTLFDLDQSIQALSALIGANDPETVRLTGIYHNLIRTWAET; this comes from the coding sequence ATGCTGATCACCATCCCCTCCATCCTGACCAAAGATGACGTCAAACAGGTGCGTGCGCATCTGGATGCCGCCAACTGGGAAGACGGATCAACAACCGCTGGTCCGCAGTCCGCCGAGGTAAAGCGCAATCAGCAATTGCCCCCCATGTCGGAAGCCGCCCAAACGCTTGGCAAATTCATCCTCCAAAAACTGACCGAGGACCCGCTTTTTCTGTCAGCCGCGCTGCCTTCCCGCATTCTGCCGCCCATGTTCAACAAATACGAAGAAGCCGAGACATTCGGCTCTCACATAGATAACGCCATTCGAGTGAACCCGCTGACGCAAGAGCGTCTGCGCACAGACCTCTCCATGACATTGTTCCTGAGTGAGCCGGAAGACTATGATGGTGGCGAGCTTTTGATCGAAGATCACTATGGCAGCCAGACGGTAAAACTCCCTGCTGGCGATATGATCCTTTATCCCGCAACCAGCCTGCATGAAGTGACACCGGTCACACGTGGCGTGCGGGTGTCCTCCTTTTTCTGGCTTCAAAGCATGATCCGCTCTGAGGCCAACCGCAGAACCCTGTTCGATCTGGACCAGTCAATTCAAGCCCTTTCTGCGCTGATTGGCGCGAACGACCCCGAAACAGTTCGCCTGACCGGCATCTATCACAACCTGATCCGTACATGGGCGGAGACTTGA
- a CDS encoding TonB-dependent siderophore receptor, with protein MYRTPERTANAGKHHRKSSLVVGGFGASLAMACMATSGSAQDTDLIVLPTVEVETTEEPTPPRKTARAPVKAKPAPRRAAKPRAATPTVCTPALAGTPVCAAEEAAEREAQQLAKAQALAEAKEAAGGSSYADPDAPFKANTLANSRMPGPLEDNPRTVTAITQEVLETTGTTSVRELARSTPGISLGFGEGGNSFGDNIYIRGFKANNDTYTDGVRSPGTGVAETFNTEQVEVVKGPAGTVGGRGTTGGAIDVISKKTQDIDFTRTVTTLTDASTVRQTIDTNKVINDRLQLRFNGMLQDGNVAGRDNAADNRKGAALAMTFQATDALTFEGNLSYTKIEQTPDWGVPYVNNEELGLVGPVTEFGIDRSTFYGVPGRDFQVYEETVATAKAQYDFDNGMKLTNTFRASRSLNDYVLTAPSSLRDNDSTNPEDWQVGLSFKSWYQETEVLANVLELSGEGRFAGATHEYVVGFATSREEIEKLSYSNLSSEDYLPPDGQRGCTVSAINPNPIAEGCWSGEQPQLGTDVTATTVKTTSLYALDTVTLSDRWKVNGGLRIDMYDIERTGVSGGEAYSLSRDDVMFNWNLGTTYAVTDRLNVYAAAATSTNPAGQELEAGGGFYGGLDTNGSGLAPEENTSLEVGAKFSFTPDLLLTAALYQTTKDQAREDVGPRGASVTSDTLKYRIQGLELGVAGKVTERLSLFGGANFMNSKILESADSENVGLSVANVAHEQLNILATYQVTDRLMIGGRVNYQGSIDLGSVAANGRSISDALTFDLLGEYAVADNAKLKMGITNVADKTVYDAAYRSGTPFTYVAPGREISVSLEMKF; from the coding sequence ATGTATCGTACACCTGAACGCACCGCGAACGCGGGCAAACACCACAGAAAATCTTCACTTGTTGTCGGGGGCTTTGGTGCCTCTCTGGCAATGGCTTGTATGGCCACCAGCGGCTCGGCGCAGGACACTGACCTGATCGTTCTGCCCACAGTCGAGGTAGAGACTACAGAAGAGCCAACTCCACCACGCAAGACTGCACGCGCGCCGGTCAAGGCGAAGCCGGCACCCCGCCGCGCCGCAAAGCCACGCGCCGCGACACCTACGGTTTGCACGCCAGCTCTGGCCGGAACCCCTGTGTGTGCCGCCGAAGAAGCCGCAGAGCGGGAAGCACAACAGCTAGCAAAAGCACAGGCACTGGCCGAAGCGAAAGAAGCCGCTGGCGGCAGCAGCTATGCCGATCCTGACGCACCGTTCAAAGCAAACACGCTCGCCAACAGCCGTATGCCCGGACCGCTTGAGGATAACCCGCGGACAGTCACCGCAATCACACAGGAGGTGCTTGAAACCACTGGCACCACCAGCGTGCGCGAGTTGGCGCGCTCCACGCCGGGCATCTCGCTTGGCTTCGGCGAAGGCGGTAATTCGTTTGGTGACAACATCTATATTCGCGGGTTCAAAGCCAACAACGATACCTATACCGACGGCGTTCGCAGCCCGGGCACCGGTGTGGCTGAAACCTTCAACACAGAACAGGTCGAGGTCGTCAAAGGCCCCGCTGGCACTGTCGGCGGGCGCGGCACCACAGGCGGCGCAATCGATGTAATCTCCAAGAAGACTCAGGACATTGATTTTACCCGCACCGTGACGACTTTGACGGATGCCTCAACCGTTCGCCAGACGATCGACACCAACAAGGTCATCAACGACCGCCTTCAACTGCGGTTCAACGGAATGCTCCAAGATGGCAACGTGGCCGGTCGGGACAATGCCGCCGATAACCGCAAGGGTGCCGCGCTGGCGATGACGTTTCAGGCGACAGACGCGCTCACCTTCGAAGGCAACCTGAGTTATACAAAGATTGAGCAGACGCCGGACTGGGGCGTGCCTTACGTGAACAATGAGGAACTGGGTCTGGTTGGTCCGGTTACAGAATTCGGCATTGACCGCAGTACGTTCTATGGTGTGCCGGGGCGGGACTTCCAAGTTTACGAGGAAACGGTTGCCACAGCAAAAGCACAGTACGATTTTGACAATGGCATGAAGCTGACCAACACGTTCCGTGCCTCGCGATCCTTGAACGACTATGTTCTGACAGCACCAAGCAGCCTACGCGACAACGACTCAACCAACCCCGAAGACTGGCAGGTCGGGCTGAGTTTCAAGAGTTGGTATCAAGAGACGGAAGTCCTTGCCAATGTGCTTGAATTGAGCGGTGAAGGCCGCTTTGCCGGTGCCACGCACGAATACGTTGTCGGGTTTGCGACATCGCGCGAAGAAATCGAAAAACTCAGCTACTCCAATCTGAGCAGTGAAGACTATCTGCCGCCAGATGGTCAGCGCGGTTGCACGGTCAGCGCCATCAACCCCAACCCTATCGCAGAAGGCTGCTGGTCAGGCGAACAACCCCAACTTGGCACCGATGTCACGGCGACCACGGTCAAGACAACGTCCCTTTATGCGCTCGACACAGTCACCTTGTCGGACAGATGGAAGGTCAACGGCGGACTTCGTATCGATATGTATGACATCGAGCGGACCGGCGTCAGCGGCGGAGAGGCATATTCGCTGTCGCGCGATGACGTCATGTTCAACTGGAACCTTGGCACGACCTATGCGGTCACAGATCGCCTGAATGTCTATGCGGCAGCGGCGACCTCGACCAATCCGGCAGGACAGGAGCTGGAAGCCGGGGGCGGCTTCTATGGCGGTCTTGATACGAACGGTTCAGGTCTGGCACCGGAAGAGAACACATCGCTCGAGGTTGGGGCAAAGTTCAGCTTTACACCAGACCTTCTGCTGACTGCCGCGCTTTACCAAACGACCAAGGATCAGGCACGCGAAGACGTCGGGCCGCGCGGTGCCTCTGTGACATCGGATACCCTGAAGTACCGCATTCAGGGTCTGGAACTCGGCGTCGCCGGTAAGGTGACAGAACGGTTGAGCCTGTTCGGGGGTGCGAACTTCATGAACAGCAAGATCTTGGAAAGTGCAGACAGCGAGAATGTCGGACTGTCGGTTGCAAACGTGGCCCATGAACAGCTCAACATTCTGGCGACTTATCAGGTGACCGACAGGCTGATGATCGGGGGGCGTGTCAACTATCAAGGCTCCATCGATCTGGGCAGCGTCGCAGCAAACGGCAGGTCCATTTCGGATGCGTTGACCTTTGATCTTCTGGGCGAATACGCCGTGGCCGACAACGCCAAGCTGAAGATGGGCATCACCAATGTCGCAGACAAAACCGTCTATGACGCAGCCTACCGTTCGGGCACGCCATTCACCTACGTCGCACCGGGCCGCGAGATTTCCGTGTCACTGGAAATGAAGTTCTGA